From Flavipsychrobacter sp., a single genomic window includes:
- a CDS encoding alpha-2-macroglobulin: MKSYTTLFHKLIIVATLLLASCASNESLKFDEKQFKEDIGNQENLYFSFNKDIYPDSLVGRWDTTAYISFSPNIPGSFKWNSSSELVFSPSSNLLPETKYEATLNSNITRLSKNKYKLEKKKIQFSSTPLKVTETKVSWTRGQNRSNIMIQLDLDFNYNLSTKEALKNISLIHDGQPITTTNISKDNSKKISLQFTPLNELDDVTPFEIEINKGITIADGNITSSLDTSIKTIIPSRFTLAITNINSEHTGEQGIITINTTQPVIDENLKKHIVLEPAIPFEVETSETGIHLTSDKFSVTSNYDITISKDIEGRFGGVMKTDFDGQITFKKLSPSIQFTSSKGMYLSTKGNRNIGLSIINTNKVKLRITKIYENNISQFIRRGQSYRYDYDDDDYHSYYVYNTRNIGDEVFAKEYNTQDLPRKNGARILNLDFKDKIKSFKGTYLVEVQSQEHTWVQDSKILNYSDVGLIVKEDKDNIYVFANSIRNATPLQGVRISFISTTNQLLEEITTNSEGTAILSDIKNRFSGFNIGLVTAKMEEEFSFISLENGGVETSRFNVGGYYQNSTGLNAMIYAERNLYRPGEQINVSTIIRNDHWASPGEIPVKMQLTMPNGKEFATNKKILDKEGSCETHFNIPPSAITGTYTLHLLTGNNINLATYDISIEDFVPDRIKTSLTLDKEEYQPLDSIKATLQVDNLFGTPAVGRNYEAQLNISKKVFKIKSLSDYDFNIKNDIKYEYLSREGKTDKNGTATFKFPLKKEFSGTGILQGNIMATAFDETGRPVHRYSNFTVYTQPIFIGIKHGDDYVNTKKPHKLQLVAVDQKGGIKTGVKAKVSLIKIEWHSVIERDGNGYRYKSKKQERVLKEKLITINGQNTNYIFTPELSGQYEVRISPEGSDSYVSRYIYAWGYYDTEYTSFEVNTEGNVTIKTDKEKYNIGDNIDILFTTPFEGRMLVTLERDNVIEHKFLTTKDRSASFSIKAGEKHIPNIYVSATLFRPMDDAALPLTVAHGYKSISVENKSLHIPVAITVPEKSRSKTKQTIKVKTTPNAFVTIAAVDEGILQVKNYKSPDPYTHFYQKHALGVKAFDVYPYLMPEINTTLSSTGGDGADESAMRANPLFVNRIKNVSYWSGIKQADANGNISYDIDIPQFSGDLRVMALAYKGSSFGNAESHVKIADPIVISTALPRFLSPKDEVLVAVTVSNTTNKSTKATIALNTNGPLGVNGDKTKTVTIGANNEERVVFNISAENSIGKGKVDVTVKALNEAFENETEIAVRPPAGLQKKYIAGSVKAGSSQPINIDNNFMPQSIRGQLIVSKSPLIEFTKDINDLIRYPYGCIEQTTSTAFPQLYYYDLVKSITSIEDKDMNPGYNVREAIQKIQSMQQYNGGMSYWQGGGYESWWGTIYATHFLIEAQKAGFKVSSNTIKRSVGYMEQMLKSRKTTRMYYNNNQYREIASKEIPYSLFVLALAGSPQYAHMNYYKAHQDMLSLDGRYMLAAAYALSGQKDKAQKVLPKEFAGEESKPTFGGSFYSYIRDLAISLYVIQEINPDDLQISTMSRILSEKMRRSYYLNTQEKSFGILALGKIAQRANKTQATANIMYNSKSIATTNGKDQSIDLRSRMDKPLQLKVEGKGQYYYFAEASGITKDGSYAEEDKYLKVRRSFYTKQGRPITNNTFKQNDLIVVEITLQAQYDTEIENVVVTDILPAGFEVENSRLFDMPDIKWTKEPDYPQHEDFRDDRVNLFTSASKETRRFYYMVRAVTPGTYIMGPVQADAMYNGAFHSYHGAGTIKVLE, translated from the coding sequence ATGAAAAGCTACACTACTCTCTTCCACAAACTAATTATTGTTGCTACTCTATTACTAGCTAGTTGTGCGTCCAATGAGTCTCTAAAATTTGACGAAAAACAGTTTAAAGAAGACATTGGCAATCAAGAAAATCTATATTTCTCTTTCAATAAGGATATATATCCTGATAGCTTGGTAGGGCGATGGGATACAACAGCATATATCAGCTTTTCACCCAACATACCAGGGTCATTCAAATGGAATAGCTCAAGTGAGCTGGTATTCTCCCCTTCATCAAACCTTCTTCCCGAAACAAAATATGAAGCTACACTCAATTCAAACATTACAAGACTAAGTAAAAACAAGTATAAACTAGAAAAGAAGAAGATACAATTTAGCTCTACTCCTTTAAAGGTGACAGAAACAAAAGTATCGTGGACACGTGGGCAAAACAGGTCAAATATAATGATACAATTAGACCTTGACTTCAATTACAATTTATCTACAAAAGAGGCTTTAAAAAACATATCCTTAATACATGATGGGCAACCTATTACTACTACAAATATCAGTAAAGACAACTCAAAGAAAATATCATTACAGTTCACGCCCCTTAACGAACTAGACGATGTAACACCTTTTGAGATAGAAATAAATAAAGGAATAACTATTGCGGATGGCAACATTACATCTTCGTTAGATACGTCAATAAAGACTATCATCCCTAGCCGGTTTACACTCGCCATTACAAACATTAATAGTGAACATACAGGAGAACAGGGCATTATCACTATAAACACTACACAACCTGTAATTGACGAAAACTTGAAAAAACATATTGTATTAGAACCTGCTATACCTTTTGAAGTTGAGACAAGTGAAACAGGAATACATCTAACTAGCGACAAATTCTCTGTTACATCAAATTATGATATAACTATATCTAAAGATATTGAAGGTCGTTTTGGAGGGGTTATGAAAACCGATTTTGACGGGCAGATAACATTTAAAAAACTTTCCCCTTCAATTCAATTCACAAGCAGCAAGGGCATGTATCTGTCAACAAAAGGGAATAGAAATATAGGGCTAAGTATCATCAACACTAATAAAGTAAAGTTAAGGATCACTAAAATATATGAGAACAATATCAGTCAGTTTATACGAAGAGGGCAAAGCTATCGCTACGATTATGACGATGACGACTACCATAGTTACTATGTCTATAATACCCGTAATATAGGTGATGAGGTTTTCGCAAAGGAATACAACACGCAAGACCTACCACGAAAAAATGGTGCTCGTATACTCAACCTAGACTTTAAAGACAAGATCAAAAGCTTTAAAGGCACTTATTTGGTAGAAGTACAATCACAAGAACACACTTGGGTACAAGACTCAAAAATCCTAAACTATTCTGATGTAGGCTTAATTGTGAAAGAGGACAAAGACAATATATATGTCTTTGCCAACTCTATACGAAATGCAACACCCTTACAAGGCGTGAGAATATCCTTCATAAGCACCACCAACCAATTACTGGAAGAGATAACAACAAACAGCGAAGGAACCGCAATACTGTCTGATATCAAAAATAGATTTTCTGGTTTTAACATAGGTTTAGTAACAGCAAAAATGGAAGAGGAATTTAGTTTTATCTCATTAGAAAATGGAGGTGTCGAAACCTCTCGCTTTAATGTTGGCGGCTATTATCAAAACAGCACAGGACTAAATGCAATGATATATGCAGAAAGAAACCTATACAGACCCGGAGAGCAAATAAATGTTAGCACTATTATTAGAAATGACCATTGGGCATCACCTGGGGAAATACCTGTAAAAATGCAGCTTACTATGCCAAACGGTAAAGAGTTTGCTACCAACAAAAAGATATTAGATAAAGAAGGTTCTTGTGAGACTCATTTCAATATACCACCTAGCGCTATTACAGGCACGTACACCCTACATCTCCTTACAGGCAATAATATCAACCTTGCAACGTACGACATTAGTATAGAAGACTTTGTACCAGACAGGATCAAAACATCCTTAACACTTGACAAAGAAGAATATCAACCACTAGATAGCATCAAAGCAACCCTACAAGTAGACAATTTATTTGGAACACCTGCTGTAGGACGCAATTATGAAGCACAACTAAATATTTCAAAAAAAGTATTCAAGATTAAGAGTTTGTCTGATTATGATTTCAATATCAAGAACGATATCAAATACGAATATTTATCTCGTGAAGGCAAAACTGATAAGAATGGTACTGCCACTTTCAAATTCCCTCTAAAAAAGGAGTTTTCAGGAACGGGTATACTTCAAGGCAATATCATGGCAACGGCTTTTGACGAAACAGGAAGACCTGTCCATCGTTACTCCAACTTTACTGTATATACTCAACCTATTTTCATTGGTATAAAACATGGAGATGATTACGTCAACACTAAAAAGCCTCATAAGCTTCAACTTGTTGCTGTTGACCAAAAGGGTGGTATTAAAACAGGAGTAAAAGCAAAAGTGTCATTAATAAAAATAGAATGGCATAGTGTTATAGAGCGCGATGGTAATGGATATCGTTATAAGTCTAAAAAGCAGGAAAGGGTGCTGAAAGAGAAACTCATAACTATAAATGGACAGAATACTAACTACATATTTACTCCTGAGCTGAGCGGGCAATATGAGGTTCGCATCTCTCCAGAAGGCTCTGACAGTTATGTATCTAGATACATTTATGCCTGGGGCTACTACGATACAGAATACACTTCTTTTGAAGTGAATACAGAAGGCAATGTCACCATAAAAACAGATAAAGAGAAATACAATATTGGAGATAATATTGACATATTATTCACGACGCCTTTTGAAGGGCGCATGTTAGTGACACTTGAAAGGGATAATGTGATAGAACATAAATTTTTGACTACTAAAGACAGGTCAGCATCCTTCTCAATTAAAGCTGGAGAAAAACACATTCCGAACATCTATGTTTCTGCTACACTATTCCGCCCTATGGATGATGCAGCATTACCTTTAACTGTAGCTCATGGCTATAAGTCTATTAGCGTTGAAAACAAGTCATTACACATACCTGTTGCCATAACAGTACCTGAAAAATCAAGATCTAAGACCAAACAAACGATAAAAGTAAAAACAACTCCAAATGCATTTGTAACCATTGCTGCAGTTGATGAGGGTATACTTCAAGTAAAGAATTATAAAAGCCCAGACCCCTACACTCATTTCTATCAAAAGCATGCTCTTGGGGTAAAAGCTTTTGATGTTTACCCTTACTTAATGCCTGAGATCAACACAACACTTTCAAGCACTGGTGGTGATGGTGCTGACGAAAGTGCCATGCGGGCTAATCCGCTCTTTGTTAACCGAATAAAAAACGTGTCTTATTGGAGCGGCATAAAACAGGCTGACGCAAATGGAAATATTAGTTATGATATTGATATACCACAGTTCTCCGGCGATTTACGAGTTATGGCCTTAGCGTATAAAGGCAGCAGTTTTGGAAACGCTGAAAGCCATGTAAAAATTGCAGACCCTATTGTAATTAGCACAGCCTTACCTCGATTCTTAAGTCCTAAAGATGAAGTTTTAGTAGCCGTAACTGTAAGCAATACTACGAACAAAAGTACTAAAGCTACCATAGCGCTAAATACAAATGGACCACTAGGAGTTAATGGAGACAAGACCAAAACAGTTACCATTGGAGCTAATAATGAAGAAAGAGTAGTATTTAATATTAGTGCTGAAAACTCCATAGGAAAAGGCAAAGTAGATGTTACCGTAAAAGCACTAAATGAAGCTTTTGAGAACGAAACAGAAATTGCAGTAAGACCTCCTGCAGGATTACAAAAGAAATATATTGCAGGTTCAGTTAAAGCTGGCAGCAGCCAACCCATTAATATTGATAATAACTTTATGCCTCAAAGCATTAGGGGACAATTAATAGTTAGCAAGTCTCCACTTATCGAATTCACAAAAGACATCAATGACCTTATACGCTACCCTTACGGATGCATAGAACAAACTACATCTACAGCTTTTCCACAGCTTTACTACTACGATTTAGTAAAAAGCATTACCTCTATTGAGGACAAGGATATGAACCCCGGTTATAATGTTCGGGAAGCTATACAGAAGATACAATCAATGCAACAATACAATGGCGGCATGTCTTACTGGCAAGGTGGCGGGTACGAAAGTTGGTGGGGTACTATATATGCTACACATTTTTTAATTGAAGCACAAAAAGCAGGCTTTAAAGTAAGTAGCAATACGATAAAGAGATCAGTAGGTTACATGGAGCAGATGCTCAAATCGAGAAAAACAACTCGAATGTATTATAACAACAACCAATACAGAGAAATAGCTTCGAAAGAGATTCCATACTCACTATTTGTTTTGGCATTGGCAGGTAGTCCACAATATGCACACATGAACTACTACAAGGCACATCAAGATATGCTCAGCCTTGATGGTAGATATATGCTTGCTGCGGCATATGCTTTATCAGGACAAAAAGACAAAGCACAAAAAGTCTTACCAAAAGAATTTGCAGGAGAAGAATCCAAACCCACTTTTGGAGGAAGTTTTTACTCTTACATACGAGATTTAGCTATCTCTTTATACGTTATTCAAGAGATAAATCCGGATGATCTACAAATAAGCACGATGTCTCGCATCTTGTCAGAAAAAATGCGCCGATCATACTATTTAAACACACAAGAAAAATCTTTTGGCATACTAGCATTAGGAAAAATTGCACAGAGAGCAAACAAAACTCAAGCAACTGCTAATATTATGTATAACAGCAAAAGTATAGCTACTACAAATGGTAAAGATCAATCAATAGACCTTAGATCCCGAATGGATAAACCCCTACAACTAAAAGTGGAAGGGAAAGGCCAGTATTACTATTTTGCAGAGGCATCTGGTATTACTAAAGATGGTAGTTATGCTGAAGAAGATAAATATTTAAAAGTACGTCGCTCATTTTACACCAAACAAGGACGCCCAATTACCAATAATACCTTCAAACAAAACGACCTAATAGTTGTGGAAATAACATTGCAAGCGCAATATGATACTGAAATTGAAAATGTTGTTGTCACAGACATTTTACCTGCAGGATTTGAAGTAGAGAACTCAAGATTGTTTGACATGCCTGATATCAAATGGACCAAAGAACCTGACTATCCTCAACATGAAGATTTTAGAGACGACAGGGTTAATCTGTTTACTAGTGCTAGCAAGGAAACTCGGAGGTTTTATTACATGGTTCGTGCGGTAACACCGGGTACATATATAATGGGACCAGTTCAGGCAGACGCTATGTATAACGGTGCATTTCACTCCTACCATGGAGCAGGAACGATCAAGGTGTTAGAATAA
- a CDS encoding NRDE family protein — MCTVTYLPYKDKIYITANRDEEITRPRALNPIVAELASGKILYPKDVKKGGTWISIHDNGNAMVLMNGAFIPHISKPNYRKSRGLIFLEIFDSENPVNKFNEVDLDDIEPFTLIVWLNHNNTLWRLTWDEYEKSIESLKADVPHIWSSVTLYDDEMIAQRQKWFDDFRKANKNKITGEKIRDFHEHGGEGDDRINLNLKRGGRRRTLSITSIEISEERSVMYHHDLISGEQTINGWLFADNENH, encoded by the coding sequence ATGTGTACCGTAACATATCTACCGTATAAAGATAAGATCTACATTACTGCAAACCGTGATGAGGAGATAACTAGACCTAGGGCACTCAACCCTATTGTAGCTGAACTGGCGTCTGGTAAAATACTATATCCTAAAGACGTTAAAAAAGGAGGCACTTGGATAAGCATACACGATAATGGGAATGCAATGGTATTGATGAATGGCGCTTTTATACCACACATTTCAAAACCCAACTATCGCAAAAGTAGAGGCTTGATTTTTTTAGAAATATTTGATTCTGAAAACCCTGTAAACAAATTTAATGAGGTAGATCTTGACGATATTGAACCATTCACCTTAATTGTATGGTTGAACCACAACAACACTTTATGGCGATTGACATGGGATGAGTATGAAAAATCAATCGAATCCTTAAAGGCTGATGTACCTCATATCTGGTCTTCTGTCACTCTCTATGATGACGAAATGATAGCTCAAAGACAGAAATGGTTTGATGACTTCAGGAAGGCTAATAAAAACAAAATTACAGGAGAGAAGATAAGGGACTTTCATGAACATGGAGGGGAAGGTGATGATAGAATAAACCTAAACCTTAAACGAGGCGGAAGGCGTAGAACATTAAGCATAACCAGTATCGAGATATCAGAAGAACGATCTGTGATGTATCACCACGACTTAATAAGTGGAGAACAAACAATAAACGGTTGGTTATTTGCTGATAATGAAAACCACTAA
- a CDS encoding acyl transferase has product MLNINDISVYDYINSINEDNFDEIALQVYNLQISKNKLYGDYTDLVNAKVSKIEDVPFLPISFFKTHHVCLEGYNNFVRVFESSGTTNQALKSKHFISNTDIYNASSLKGFTYFFGDPKEYVFLALLPSYLERGNSSLVYMVNMLMQSSNQEEGGFYLNEYEKLASILQQLAKERKKVILFGVTFALLDFATTYPFHMDNVIVIETGGMKGRGKELTREEVHQQLTTSWGIDSVHSEYGMTELLSQAYSKGNGIYKPSKTMKVLVRDINDPLVNHTDGVGILNIIDLANLYSCSFIETEDIGKVYADGSFEVLGRLDNTALRGCSLMAV; this is encoded by the coding sequence GTGCTAAATATAAATGACATATCTGTCTATGACTATATCAATAGTATAAACGAGGATAACTTCGATGAAATTGCCTTGCAAGTGTATAATCTTCAAATTAGTAAGAATAAGCTTTACGGAGACTATACAGATCTAGTAAATGCTAAAGTGTCTAAGATCGAGGATGTACCGTTTTTGCCTATTTCGTTTTTCAAAACACATCATGTTTGTTTAGAAGGGTATAATAATTTTGTACGAGTTTTTGAAAGTAGCGGCACTACTAATCAAGCCTTGAAAAGCAAACATTTTATATCAAATACTGATATTTATAATGCGTCTTCTTTAAAAGGCTTTACCTACTTCTTTGGAGACCCTAAAGAATACGTTTTTCTAGCATTGCTGCCATCGTATTTAGAACGAGGGAATTCGTCATTGGTATACATGGTCAATATGTTAATGCAAAGTAGTAATCAAGAAGAGGGTGGGTTTTATCTGAACGAATATGAAAAGCTAGCTTCTATTTTGCAACAGCTGGCTAAAGAACGAAAGAAGGTTATCCTTTTTGGTGTCACCTTCGCTTTACTTGATTTTGCTACAACATATCCATTCCATATGGATAATGTAATTGTTATAGAAACGGGAGGCATGAAGGGAAGGGGGAAAGAGCTGACGAGAGAAGAAGTGCACCAGCAGCTTACCACAAGCTGGGGAATAGATTCCGTACATTCTGAGTATGGTATGACAGAGTTATTATCACAGGCATACTCAAAAGGAAATGGGATATACAAGCCTTCTAAAACAATGAAGGTGTTAGTAAGGGACATCAACGACCCTTTAGTTAATCATACAGATGGTGTTGGCATTTTAAATATTATTGATCTGGCTAACCTATATTCCTGCAGTTTTATTGAAACAGAAGATATCGGTAAAGTATATGCTGATGGCAGTTTTGAGGTTTTAGGACGACTTGATAATACAGCCTTAAGAGGGTGTAGTTTAATGGCAGTTTAA
- a CDS encoding TonB-dependent receptor, with protein MVGKINLFSKILWSVIFTFGCISLSAQTVEVKGVVLNKHNKEPLPYSTIVLKGTAIGTQTDENGSFSLVIAEEEKQGSIIVSSVGFVSDTITLTGRKYYSVNLRSKTGALNEVVVTGTMKEMSRMDSPIPVEVITQKYFRKNPTPSLFEAVGMINGVQPQISCNICNTGDIHINGMEGPYTMILIDGMPIVSGLSTVYGLSGIPNSIVDRIEVVKGPASSLYGSEAMGGVINVITKKPSKAPLFSIDLMATSWEEYNADISAKYKLGKLQNMLGVNYFNYSTPYDKNGDGFTDVTLQNRISVFNKVNIERKSDRIASIAGRYVYEDRWGGQMNWDRSFRGTDSVYGESIYTSRWEVIGMYELPIKEKVITQLSYNWHDQNSYYGTTPYMANQQVFFAQVYWDKKVGTRHNLLLGASYRRTVYDDNTPATATSDSLSPQNMPAVTPLPGAYIQDEWTLDTKQKVLIGYRYDYDKYHGSVHSPRLAYKLTPNKNNVLRASFGTGYRVVNLFTEDHAALTGARDVVIAEALRPERSYNSNLNYVLKIPADAFFVGIDVTGFYSYFTNKINGDFDTDPNKIIYDNLKGHAVSQGVSVNTDVTLNIPLKLSAGVTYMNVYQKEDDGMGNLVKTRQMYAPEWSGNLVVTYTIPKQRVVIDFTGKWTGPMRLPILPNDYRPEYSPLYCIANIQVTKKMRKGFEFYGGVKNLFNFIPKDPIIRPFDPFDKNVADPVGNPNGYTFDPTYNYASLQGTRGFVGIRYNIPR; from the coding sequence ATGGTAGGGAAGATAAATCTATTCAGTAAAATTTTATGGTCGGTCATTTTTACATTTGGCTGTATCTCGCTTTCTGCACAAACTGTAGAGGTTAAAGGTGTTGTGCTTAATAAGCACAATAAAGAGCCTTTGCCTTATAGTACGATTGTGTTGAAAGGGACTGCTATAGGTACACAAACGGATGAAAATGGCAGCTTTAGCTTAGTAATAGCTGAGGAAGAAAAGCAAGGAAGCATAATAGTCAGCTCTGTGGGCTTCGTGTCTGATACTATTACACTTACAGGTAGAAAGTATTATTCGGTTAATCTACGGTCTAAAACAGGCGCGCTTAATGAAGTTGTGGTCACAGGTACTATGAAGGAGATGAGTAGAATGGATAGCCCTATCCCTGTAGAGGTCATTACTCAGAAATATTTTAGAAAAAACCCTACACCAAGTTTGTTTGAAGCAGTTGGGATGATCAACGGAGTACAACCTCAGATAAGCTGTAATATTTGTAATACAGGAGATATTCATATTAATGGTATGGAAGGACCATATACGATGATATTGATAGATGGCATGCCAATAGTTAGTGGACTATCTACGGTATATGGCTTGAGTGGTATACCCAATAGTATCGTTGATAGAATTGAAGTAGTAAAAGGCCCGGCTTCATCACTTTATGGCTCAGAAGCTATGGGAGGTGTTATTAATGTGATTACTAAAAAGCCTTCCAAAGCACCATTGTTCAGTATAGACTTAATGGCTACATCATGGGAGGAGTATAATGCTGACATCTCTGCAAAATACAAACTGGGAAAGCTGCAAAATATGCTAGGGGTAAACTATTTCAACTATAGCACACCCTACGACAAAAACGGCGACGGCTTTACGGATGTTACCCTACAAAATAGAATATCGGTATTTAATAAGGTGAATATAGAAAGAAAGAGTGACCGTATAGCCAGTATCGCAGGTAGATATGTTTATGAGGATAGATGGGGAGGACAAATGAATTGGGATCGTAGTTTTAGAGGTACAGATAGTGTATATGGAGAAAGTATCTATACCAGTCGCTGGGAGGTGATAGGCATGTATGAGTTGCCTATAAAAGAGAAGGTGATAACGCAGTTGTCTTATAACTGGCATGATCAAAATTCTTATTATGGAACTACACCATACATGGCTAACCAGCAAGTGTTTTTTGCTCAAGTATATTGGGATAAAAAGGTAGGTACTAGGCATAATTTGTTGTTAGGAGCATCGTACAGAAGAACTGTATATGATGATAATACGCCTGCAACTGCAACATCAGATAGTTTGTCTCCTCAAAATATGCCAGCTGTAACACCGTTGCCCGGTGCATATATACAGGATGAATGGACGCTTGATACCAAACAAAAAGTTTTAATAGGATATAGGTACGACTATGATAAATACCATGGTAGTGTTCATTCTCCCAGACTAGCCTATAAATTAACACCTAATAAGAATAATGTACTTAGAGCAAGTTTTGGTACAGGATATAGGGTAGTGAATTTATTTACAGAAGATCATGCTGCCTTAACTGGCGCTAGGGATGTTGTAATAGCTGAAGCATTAAGACCGGAACGTTCTTATAATAGTAATTTGAACTATGTACTCAAGATACCGGCTGATGCATTTTTTGTAGGTATTGATGTAACTGGTTTCTATTCTTATTTCACCAATAAGATAAATGGTGATTTTGATACAGATCCTAATAAGATTATTTATGATAATCTTAAAGGTCACGCTGTGTCTCAAGGTGTGTCGGTTAATACGGATGTTACTTTAAACATTCCCCTGAAATTGAGTGCAGGGGTCACTTATATGAATGTTTACCAAAAGGAAGATGATGGGATGGGGAATTTGGTGAAAACAAGACAGATGTATGCACCTGAATGGTCGGGCAATTTAGTAGTTACTTATACTATACCTAAACAAAGGGTAGTTATAGACTTTACAGGTAAATGGACAGGCCCGATGCGACTGCCAATATTGCCTAATGATTATAGACCTGAATACTCGCCCCTTTATTGTATAGCTAATATACAAGTGACAAAAAAGATGCGTAAAGGGTTCGAATTTTATGGTGGGGTAAAGAACCTATTTAACTTTATTCCTAAGGATCCTATAATAAGACCTTTTGATCCATTT